In Vespa crabro chromosome 14, iyVesCrab1.2, whole genome shotgun sequence, the following are encoded in one genomic region:
- the LOC124429192 gene encoding TBC1 domain family member 19 has translation MMEKSKENFLEKSAEKLTKNVQNMANYRSLYNEIQRLVASTVVKKNDFENTLIDALKVNGLETQLRNTVFHWARSQDSLRSKPIHLTENADLIYLKKVQIQWERRIQKSLNSMCSELNVPLARIRPNADREELGEKWNELSTYDIDLSQYRPLYAPKDFLEVLFSIRDPAFKKHPEELNWDFSHIQIRVRTLAELRCLYVELAQGMPLLGVNPDMPAAGNFLNLEAERTHLGEKVLSTNYAPIAQEFLKRGAPRALRGRLWSLVLGSTIKDNDIEYYDELKTMVLQYDIVVDKLIIKDVQLTASNDDQYFVFEDVLYKTMLCFSRDSEVLTPVTTDRSAGGQVIHAVLQGKPATLENTLVFPPSGVIPFHGFTMYATPFCYLYDDPCIMYYTFRAFYLRYWFRLHTVSSHEQGIVALCLLFERLLQCHEPLLWAHFKNIHLQPIKIVFKWLMRGFSGHLPPEQLLCLWDLVLGYDSLEIIALLAVTILSFRKENLMQVNNQHNVEAILADLSSLKVIPLLQLVLLKE, from the exons ATGATGGAGAAGTCAAAGGaaaatttcttagaaaaatctgctgaaaaattaacgaaaaatgtACAGAATATGGCCAATTATCGAAGTCtttataatgaaattcaa AGACTCGTTGCTTCGActgttgtaaaaaaaaacgattttgAAAATACTCTGATCGATGCTCTCAAAGTAAATGGATTAGAAACACAACTTAGAAATACTGTGTTTCATTGGGCACGATCGcag GATTCATTAAGATCAAAGCCAATACATCTCACTGAAAATGCTGATTTGATTTACTTGAAAAAAGTTCAAATTCAATGGGAACGTCGTATTCAAAAATCTTTAAATTCCATGTGCAGTGAATTGAATGTTCCATTAGCTCGTATAAGACCCAATGCAGATAGAGAAGAACTTGGTGAAAAATGGAACGAACTTAGTACTTACGATatcg ATTTGTCTCAATATAGGCCATTATATGCTCCAAAAGATTTTTTAGAAGTATTGTTTTCTATACGAGATCCAGCCTTTAAGAAACAtcc cgaGGAATTAAATTGGGATTTTAGTCATATACAAATTCGTGTAAGAACACTCGCAGAACTg AGATGTTTGTACGTTGAATTAGCTCAAGGCATGCCTTTGCTCGGTGTTAATCCTGATATGCCTGCTGcaggaaattttttaaatttagaaGCTGAAAGAACTCATCTCGGGGAAAAAGTATTAAGTACAAATTATGCGCCAATCGCtcaagaatttttaaaaagaggaGCACCACGTGCTTTAAGAGGACGTCTCTGGTCTCTCGTTTTAGGATCAACCATTAAAGACAAC GACATCGAATATTACGACGAATTGAAAACTATGGTCTTACAATATGACATCGTtgttgataaattaattataaag gATGTACAATTAACAGCAAGTAACGATGATCAATATTTCGTTTTTGAAGATGTTCTTTATAAAACAATGCTGTGTTTTTCAAGGGACTCGGAAGTATTAACTCCGGTTACTACCGACAGAAGTGCAGGTGGTCAAGTGATACATGCGGTTTTACAAGGGAAACCTGCAACCCTAGAAAATACTTTAGTATTCCCTCCAAGTGGTGTTATACCATTTCATGGATTTACGATGTATG CCACTCCTTTCTGTTATTTGTACGATGATCCATGCATCATGTATTATACTTTTCGAGCATTTTATCTACGTTATTGGTTTCGTCTTCACACAGTTTCGAGTCATGAGCAAGGTATAGTtgcattatgtttattatttgaaagattattacaatgtCATGAACCACTGTTATGGGCCCATTTTAAGAACATACATCTACAACC AATTAAAATAGTATTCAAGTGGTTGATGAGAGGTTTCAGTGGTCATTTACCACCCGAGCAATTATTATGCTTATGGGATTTAGTATTAGGATATGATTCTTTAGAGATAATAGCTCTTCTTGCAGTGACGATTTTAagttttagaaaagaaaatttgatgcAGGTCAATAATCAGCACAACGTAGAA gCAATTTTAGCGgatttatcatcattaaaaGTAATACCGTTGTTGCAATTAGTCTTAttgaaagaataa